One Leucoraja erinacea ecotype New England chromosome 3, Leri_hhj_1, whole genome shotgun sequence genomic window carries:
- the LOC129695801 gene encoding peptidyl-prolyl cis-trans isomerase C-like — MRSHSIFILFALFLLGCSIGLTAGKRGPKVTAKVFFDIQVDGKDVGRIVIGLFGKVVPKTVANFITLATRQKGYGYKGSIFHRVIKDFLIQGGDYTSGDGKGGMSIYGKVFPDENFKLKHYGIGWVSMANSGPDTNGSQFFISLSRPRWLDGKHVVFGKVIAGMPAVHAIELQETNSDNRPLQDCVIVNSGKIDVKEPFVIEVNDDE; from the exons ATGAGATCGCATTCGATTTTCATTCTCTTCGCCCTTTTCCTTCTAGGCTGCAGCATCGGCTTGACAGCGGGGAAGCGAGGTCCGAAAGTAACAGCCAAG GTATTCTTTGATATCCAAGTTGATGGTAAGGACGTGGGAAGGATTGTGATTGGTTTATTTGGTAAAGTTGTTCCAAAGACTGTGGCAAACTTTATCACTCTAGCAACACGACAG AAGGGGTATGGTTACAAAGGCAGCATATTTCATCGTGTCATTAAGGATTTCTTAATACAGGGTGGTGATTAcacttcaggagatgggaaaggAG GAATGAGCATTTATGGAAAGGTGTTCCCAGATGAGAACTTCAAGTTGAAACACTATGGAATTGGATGGGTCAGCATGGCCAATTCAGGACCAGATACAAATGGCTCCCAATTCTTTATTTCATTGTCAAGACCCCGGTGGTTGGATGGGAAGCACGTGGTGTTTGGAAAAGTCATCGCTGGAATG CCTGCGGTGCACGCGATAGAACTCCAGGAAACAAACAGCGACAATCGACCTCTCCAGGACTGTGTGATAGTAAACAGTGGCAAAATAGATGTCAAAGAACCTTTTGTGATTGAAGTGAATGATGATGAGTAA